One Tachysurus vachellii isolate PV-2020 chromosome 8, HZAU_Pvac_v1, whole genome shotgun sequence genomic window carries:
- the arsh gene encoding arylsulfatase D, producing the protein MAHVSLRNLLGFFILTVQSVTNAKDATKPNFILMMVDDLGIGDVGCYGNNTIRTTNIDRLAKEGVKLTQHIAAAPLCTPSRAAFMTGRYALRTGLGSTGRVQVVLFLGASGGLPSNETTFAKLLQKQGYTTGIVGKWHLGVSCKSRNDHCHHPNSHGFDYFYGLPFTLFNDCKPGNGTDVLRDLQKLLWHIFMLLALALLTLITAKFTGLLEISSRMLVFLIVVYVLGFLTWYVPFAFLQTWNCIIMRNQDVVEQPMNLDTLTGKLMNEAEQFVERNQNRPFLLFLSLPHVHTPLFISKQFAGKSKHGIYGDNVEEVDWMIGRMVKIVEKLKLSERTLMYFTSDHGGDIWISDSQGRTGGWNGIYRGGKNMAGWEGGIRVPGIFRWKNRLPAGKVINEPTSLMDIFPTLVNLAGGQLPNDRILDGHDLLPLLEGKTKRSKHEFMFHYCGVYLNAVRWHPPDSDSVFKVHFFTANCNGTQTCLCHGDIITHNDPPLVFDVTADPSEAVPLTAETEPRHGEVLQRVQDAVQEHRRTLMLPENQLSWPNTLWKPWLQPCCGVFPFCSCLES; encoded by the exons ATGGCTCACGTAAGCCTAAG GAATTTGCTCGGATTTTTTATCTTAACTGTGCAAAGTGTAACAAATGCTAAAGATGCCACCAAACCAAACTTCATACTCATGATGGTTGATGATCTGGGGATCGGGGATGTTGGATGCTATGGAAACAATACGATAAG AACCACAAACATCGACAGGTTAGCGAAGGAAGGAGTGAAGCTGACTCAGCACATTGCTGCTGCTCCTCTCTGTACACCGAGCAGAGCTGCGTTCATGACTGGACGTTATGCTCTGCGTACAG GTCTTGGAAGTACTGGAAGAGTTCAGGTGGTCCTGTTCCTTGGGGCTTCAGGAGGTCTTCCATCCAATGAAACCACGTTTGCCAAACTCCTGCAAAAGCAGGGTTACACTACAGGAATTGTGG GAAAATGGCACTTAGGCGTGAGCTGTAAGAGCAGAAACGATCACTGTCACCATCCCAACAGCCATGGCTTCGACTACTTTTATGGTCTTCCCTTCACCCTGTTTAATGACTGCAAACCTGGAAATGGCACAGATGTCCTCAGAGACCTTCAGAAGCTGCTGTGGCACATTTTCATGCTATTGGCACTGGCATTGTTGACACTAATCACAGCTAAATTCACTGGACTTCTGGAAATCAGCTCCAGGATGCTTGTGTTCCTGATCGTTGTTTATGTACTTGGATTTTTGACATGGTACGTTCCGTTTGCATTCCTACAAACCTGGAATTGCATCATCATGAGGAACCAGGATGTAGTGGAACAACCAATGAACCTGGACACGCTAACTGGGAAGCTAATGAACGAGGCGGAGCAGTTTGTGGAGAG AAATCAGAACAGACCCTTTttgctgtttctgtctctgcctcATGTCCATACGCCGCTCTTCATCTCCAAACAGTTTGCGGGAAAAAGCAAGCATGGCATTTACGGAGACAACGTGGAGGAAGTGGACTGGATGATTG GCAGGATGGTAAAGATAGTAGAGAAGCTGAAACTTTCTGAAAGGACTCTGATGTACTTCACGTCTGATCATGGAGGAGATATCTGGATTTCAGACTCACAAGGCCGTACAGGAGGCTGGAATGGAATTTATCGAG GTGGTAAAAACATGGCTGGTTGGGAAGGTGGCATTCGTGTTCCAGGAATATTCCGGTGGAAAAATCGTCTTCCAGCCGGGAAAGTCATTAATGAGCCTACAAGTTTAATGGACATATTTCCTACTCTAGTGAATCTAGCAGGAGGACAGCTGCCTAATGACAG aatTCTGGATGGTCATGACCTGCTGCCGCTGTTAGAGGGAAAAACTAAGCGTTCAAAACACGAGTTCATGTTTCACTACTGTGGTGTTTATTTGAATGCGGTCCGCTGGCATCCTCCTGACA gTGACTCAGTCTTTAAAGTGCACTTCTTCACTGCCAATTGCAACGGCACACAAACATGCCTGTGCCAtggtgacatcatcacacacaacgACCCGCCGCTTGTCTTCGACGTGACCGCTGACCCCTCAGAGGCGGTACCTTTGACGGCAGAGACGGAGCCACGTCACGGCGAGGTGCTGCAGCGCGTACAAGATGCCGTGCAGGAACACCGGCGGACACTGATGCTCCCTGAGAACCAGCTGTCATGGCCGAACACGCTGTGGAAGCCATGGTTACAGCCGTGCTGCGGCGTTTTCCCATTCTGCTCATGCTTGGAGTCTTGA